The Tubulanus polymorphus chromosome 6, tnTubPoly1.2, whole genome shotgun sequence genome includes a region encoding these proteins:
- the LOC141906789 gene encoding monocarboxylate transporter 12-like isoform X4, which translates to MSTSKDVEEKNDAKNIEAVRHYVPVPTDGGYGWIICVTSFFFQMICDGLIFSFGVIFVHLLDHFRESRSMTSWVGSLLLGMCMFNGPVAGALSKVFGFRQVAFAGSIIATSGMLASSFVPNIPTMILTMGFIGGFGISLPYLISMVMVGSYFEKRRSLANGIALCGSGVGAFVFSPLLEYLLSIYSWQGTFIVLAGIMLQGCICGALFRPPPIGESSHCVKQFTSRSSRMNEGNPNENDVRLKNSDTIIRTNDEIRVSLCVNDAVLKNGQTLTPLHLSKAYNHTSKQSVHAETCLLSAGRLKTSSLHDLNAVNRLKHRIFESTISGSDARLFHRPNGELYKSVQYLGFQEPRTLFRSHIAMTASSLSMIMKAPPGGKAWVDSMTCTSDHSKADLEKHSADDITWCEIVKRKFYFFVWSLGLPLLKEPVCVLIIASSILWTGQAAVFTYLVDFARFKGIGSYEAAFLLSIIGIMNLIGRIAFGWLTDFPRVDSVIMYTIGLVLAAVSNIAIPFCSSYAAFAACAALFGLAMSAYVSLRSIIVVDLLGLEHLTHGLGLVIMFQGLANMVVPSISGAILDMTGSYTALFMLSGFFYFLSAFAILPVKFIKTRVVKLPTSGL; encoded by the exons ATGAGTACTTCGAAAGATGTGGAAGAGAAAAACGACGCTAAAAACATTGAAGCCGTTCGACACTATGTGCCAGTGCCCACTGATGGCGGGTATGGTTGGATAATATGCGTGACATCTTTcttctttcaaatgatttgtGACGGACTGATCTTTTCTTTCGGTGTCATTTTTGTGCATTTGCTCGACCACTTTCGTGAAAGTCGGAGCATGACCTCGTGGGTAGGGTCGCTCTTGCTTGGCATGTGTATGTTCAATG GACCAGTTGCAGGAGCATTGTCGAAGGTATTCGGTTTCCGTCAAGTGGCTTTCGCTGGTTCAATAATAGCTACATCTGGCATGTTAGCAAGTAGTTTCGTTCCTAACATACCAACGATGATATTAACGATGGGGTTCATCGGTG gTTTCGGCATATCTCTTCcttatttgatatcaatggTAATGGTTGGGTCGTATTTTGAAAAGCGGCGGTCACTGGCTAACGGTATCGCGTTGTGCGGATCCGGTGTTGGTGCCTTCGTGTTTTCACCCCTTCTGGAATATCTGCTGTCGATTTACAGCTGGCAAGGTACATTTATCGTGTTAGCCGGTATAATGTTACAAGGCTGTATATGCGGCGCTCTCTTTAGACCACCCCCGATAGGCGAGTCATCCCATTGTGTCAAACAGTTTACGAGCCGTTCAAGCAGAATGAATGAAGGGAATCCGAACGAGAACGATGTGCGATTAAAGAATTCAGATACAATCATTAGGACTAACGATGAAATACGAGTGTCATTATGTGTAAACGACGCCGTACTAAAAAATGGCCAAACTTTGACCCCACTGCACCTTTCAAAGGCTTACAACCATACGAGTAAGCAATCTGTACATGCAGAAACGTGCCTTTTATCAGCGGGAAGACTAAAAACCTCGTCCTTGCACGATCTAAACGCCGTTAACCGTCTCAAACATCGAATCTTCGAATCTACAATATCTGGCAGTGATGCCCGTCTGTTCCATAGACCTAACGGTGAATTATATAAAAGCGTTCAGTACTTAGGCTTCCAGGAACCCCGTACTTTGTTTCGGTCACATATAGCTATGACTGCTAGCAGTTTGAGTATGATAATGAAAGCACCGCCTGGTGGCAAAGCTTGGGTCGATAGCATGACTTGTACCAGTGACCACAGTAAAGCCGATTTAGAAAAGCACAGTGCTGATGATATAACGTGGTGTGAAATAGTGAAAAGAAAGTTCTACTTCTTCGTGTGGTCTCTTGGTTTACCACTGCTGAAGGAACCAGTTTGCGTGCTGATCATCGCATCGAGTATTCTCTGGACCG GACAAGCCGCTGTGTTTACTTACCTTGTTGACTTCGCGCGCTTCAAAGGCATCGGCAGCTATGAGGCAGCATTCCTTTTGTCAATAATTGGTATAATGAATCTCATTGGTCGAATCGCCTTCGGATGGCTGACGGATTTCCCGAGAGTCGACAGCGTAATCATGTACACCATTGGACTGGTGCTAGCTGCAGTATCGAACATCGCAATTCCTTTCTGCTCGAGCTATGCTGCATTTGCAGCTTGTGCAGCTCTGTTCGGCCTGGCAATGT ccGCTTACGTTTCCCTGCGTTCAATAATCGTGGTAGATCTTCTCGGCCTTGAACATCTTACTCATGGACTTGGTTTAGTAATAATGTTTCAGGGCCTCGCAAATATGGTTGTGCCTTCGATATCCG GTGCAATACTGGATATGACCGGGTCATACACGGCTCTTTTTATGTTATCAGGTTTTTTCTATTTCCTGTCCGCTTTCGCTATTCTTCCGGTTAAATTTATAAAGACGCGTGTGGTCAAACTTCCGACCTCGGGCCTATAG
- the LOC141906789 gene encoding monocarboxylate transporter 12-like isoform X3, whose protein sequence is MNRDTQLNGGIGKNAANWSQSNGIEMSTSKDVEEKNDAKNIEAVRHYVPVPTDGGYGWIICVTSFFFQMICDGLIFSFGVIFVHLLDHFRESRSMTSWVGSLLLGMCMFNGPVAGALSKVFGFRQVAFAGSIIATSGMLASSFVPNIPTMILTMGFIGGFGISLPYLISMVMVGSYFEKRRSLANGIALCGSGVGAFVFSPLLEYLLSIYSWQGTFIVLAGIMLQGCICGALFRPPPIGESSHCVKQFTSRSSRMNEGNPNENDVRLKNSDTIIRTNDEIRVSLCVNDAVLKNGQTLTPLHLSKAYNHTSKQSVHAETCLLSAGRLKTSSLHDLNAVNRLKHRIFESTISGSDARLFHRPNGELYKSVQYLGFQEPRTLFRSHIAMTASSLSMIMKAPPGGKAWVDSMTCTSDHSKADLEKHSADDITWCEIVKRKFYFFVWSLGLPLLKEPVCVLIIASSILWTGQAAVFTYLVDFARFKGIGSYEAAFLLSIIGIMNLIGRIAFGWLTDFPRVDSVIMYTIGLVLAAVSNIAIPFCSSYAAFAACAALFGLAMSAYVSLRSIIVVDLLGLEHLTHGLGLVIMFQGLANMVVPSISGAILDMTGSYTALFMLSGFFYFLSAFAILPVKFIKTRVVKLPTSGL, encoded by the exons ATGAATCGTGATACTCAACTGAACGGTGGCATTGGTAAAAATGCAGCTAATTGGTCGCAATC aaatgGTATTGAGATGAGTACTTCGAAAGATGTGGAAGAGAAAAACGACGCTAAAAACATTGAAGCCGTTCGACACTATGTGCCAGTGCCCACTGATGGCGGGTATGGTTGGATAATATGCGTGACATCTTTcttctttcaaatgatttgtGACGGACTGATCTTTTCTTTCGGTGTCATTTTTGTGCATTTGCTCGACCACTTTCGTGAAAGTCGGAGCATGACCTCGTGGGTAGGGTCGCTCTTGCTTGGCATGTGTATGTTCAATG GACCAGTTGCAGGAGCATTGTCGAAGGTATTCGGTTTCCGTCAAGTGGCTTTCGCTGGTTCAATAATAGCTACATCTGGCATGTTAGCAAGTAGTTTCGTTCCTAACATACCAACGATGATATTAACGATGGGGTTCATCGGTG gTTTCGGCATATCTCTTCcttatttgatatcaatggTAATGGTTGGGTCGTATTTTGAAAAGCGGCGGTCACTGGCTAACGGTATCGCGTTGTGCGGATCCGGTGTTGGTGCCTTCGTGTTTTCACCCCTTCTGGAATATCTGCTGTCGATTTACAGCTGGCAAGGTACATTTATCGTGTTAGCCGGTATAATGTTACAAGGCTGTATATGCGGCGCTCTCTTTAGACCACCCCCGATAGGCGAGTCATCCCATTGTGTCAAACAGTTTACGAGCCGTTCAAGCAGAATGAATGAAGGGAATCCGAACGAGAACGATGTGCGATTAAAGAATTCAGATACAATCATTAGGACTAACGATGAAATACGAGTGTCATTATGTGTAAACGACGCCGTACTAAAAAATGGCCAAACTTTGACCCCACTGCACCTTTCAAAGGCTTACAACCATACGAGTAAGCAATCTGTACATGCAGAAACGTGCCTTTTATCAGCGGGAAGACTAAAAACCTCGTCCTTGCACGATCTAAACGCCGTTAACCGTCTCAAACATCGAATCTTCGAATCTACAATATCTGGCAGTGATGCCCGTCTGTTCCATAGACCTAACGGTGAATTATATAAAAGCGTTCAGTACTTAGGCTTCCAGGAACCCCGTACTTTGTTTCGGTCACATATAGCTATGACTGCTAGCAGTTTGAGTATGATAATGAAAGCACCGCCTGGTGGCAAAGCTTGGGTCGATAGCATGACTTGTACCAGTGACCACAGTAAAGCCGATTTAGAAAAGCACAGTGCTGATGATATAACGTGGTGTGAAATAGTGAAAAGAAAGTTCTACTTCTTCGTGTGGTCTCTTGGTTTACCACTGCTGAAGGAACCAGTTTGCGTGCTGATCATCGCATCGAGTATTCTCTGGACCG GACAAGCCGCTGTGTTTACTTACCTTGTTGACTTCGCGCGCTTCAAAGGCATCGGCAGCTATGAGGCAGCATTCCTTTTGTCAATAATTGGTATAATGAATCTCATTGGTCGAATCGCCTTCGGATGGCTGACGGATTTCCCGAGAGTCGACAGCGTAATCATGTACACCATTGGACTGGTGCTAGCTGCAGTATCGAACATCGCAATTCCTTTCTGCTCGAGCTATGCTGCATTTGCAGCTTGTGCAGCTCTGTTCGGCCTGGCAATGT ccGCTTACGTTTCCCTGCGTTCAATAATCGTGGTAGATCTTCTCGGCCTTGAACATCTTACTCATGGACTTGGTTTAGTAATAATGTTTCAGGGCCTCGCAAATATGGTTGTGCCTTCGATATCCG GTGCAATACTGGATATGACCGGGTCATACACGGCTCTTTTTATGTTATCAGGTTTTTTCTATTTCCTGTCCGCTTTCGCTATTCTTCCGGTTAAATTTATAAAGACGCGTGTGGTCAAACTTCCGACCTCGGGCCTATAG
- the LOC141907602 gene encoding uncharacterized protein LOC141907602, producing the protein MQIVLLISSAVLILSFLNLVKAQESCTDTSCSDSNTKCANWAASGQCEKNPKYMLLNCKMSCNVCEPGQAYECKDNSKRCTQWSIQGECFKNPKYMLLNCQKACKVCETPNANCQDDNDKCPEWMRQGECKKNPEYMLWNCKDSCHVCKDECADESTSCALWSQGKGCSKNPMYMFYKCQKSCKIC; encoded by the exons ATGCAAATTGTACTATTGATATCCTCAGCAGTGCTCATTCTCAGTTTCTTGAATTTGGTGAAAGCCCAAGAATCATGCACAGATA CCAGCTGTTCGGATAGCAATACGAAATGTGCAAACTGGGCCGCCAGTGGACAATGTGAGAAAAATCCGAAATACATGTTGTTAAATTGCAAAATGTCCTGCAATGTATGCGAGCCAG GTCAAGCATACGAGTGCAAGGATAACAGCAAACGATGTACGCAATGGTCTATACAAGGCGAGTGCTTTAAGAATCCGAAGTATATGCTCCTAAATTGCCAAAAAGCATGTAAAGTTTGCGAGACGCCAAACG CCAACTGCCAAGACGATAATGACAAATGTCCAGAATGGATGCGACAGGGTGAATGTAAAAAGAACCCAGAATATATGTTGTGGAATTGCAAAGACTCGTGTCATGTTTGTAAAGATG AATGTGCGGATGAAAGTACGTCATGTGCATTGTGGTCTCAGGGCAAGGGATGTAGTAAGAACCCGATGTACATGTTTTACAAGTGCCAGAAGTCCTGCAAAATTTGTTAG